TCATCGACCGAAGAGACAGACTCCAATGCCGCTATGCCGCTGATCCATGCAAGTCATACTGTCTTAATCCACTTGGAATATTTGGGTGAGAGTATAACAAGATGGTTCCTGAACTGCTCTGCAGTATGAAGGCGTAAGAAAGGTAAAAGAAGCCTTGTCACATTTTTGGACGTTGTGGGATTGACCTTTAGCCGAACGACTCCAGAATGTTCTCTCAATGGAAGAATGACCCAATCTCCGAAATGCTCGTCAAGAGTGATAAGGATTCTGTTTTCAGCAATCGCTCTCTCTAAAATCTGCCGGTCATCTGCTCGAGCTTGACCGACTTCTGATGCACGTACAACATTGTGTTTTTCATTGCGTAAGGCCTGGGCTACATCCAGACGAAACATTTGATCCAGATAGAGATTAAGGGATTCAGGCACCGACTACCCTCACCTCAGTGTGTTCGAGAGATGCTCTGGCATAGAGTAAAGCTGCTTGAATATCTTCCTTCTTCAATTCCGGATAGCCGGCAAGCAAAGTATCCCATGTCCCATCTTCTGCTATTTGTTCCAGAATAACGGAAACAGGAATTCGAGTTCCTTTAATCACGGGTCTGCCGTTGCACACTCTGGGATCAAGCTCGATCCGGTCAAGTAAATTCATCTTCTATCCCTTATAATAATCATTCTTTACTTTCAGATTCAACCGAGTATATAAAAGACTATACTCCTATGATTATTTCACGTCAATGGATTTTTAAAAAGGCTTTTGCGATCTGCTCTACCTTAACCA
This sequence is a window from Nitrospirae bacterium CG2_30_53_67. Protein-coding genes within it:
- a CDS encoding antitoxin, with product MNLLDRIELDPRVCNGRPVIKGTRIPVSVILEQIAEDGTWDTLLAGYPELKKEDIQAALLYARASLEHTEVRVVGA